In Streptococcus respiraculi, one DNA window encodes the following:
- a CDS encoding glycosyltransferase family 2 protein encodes MKVHILLSTYNGERFLAEQIDSIRKQTFQDWTLLIRDDGSSDGTQQIIRDYCLKDKRIFFINPDDTFNLGVIQSFHTLLKYERADYYFFSDQDDIWLPHKLELQLAAATAYEEERPLLVYTDLKVVGQDLAVMSESMIKTQSDHANTQLVQELTENTVTGGVAMINHSLAELWTGQEEYDLLMHDWYLALMAAALGNLVYIDEPTELYRQHEANVLGARTLKKRMQNWIRPQVLFTKYWKLIKDSQRQAKNLLALPLTAKDRELVENFVSIMEVPFVGRFKRLRTYGYRKNKGFHTLVFTSLILTKFAYKE; translated from the coding sequence ATGAAAGTACATATCTTATTATCCACCTACAATGGTGAACGATTTTTAGCTGAACAAATTGACAGCATCCGAAAGCAGACCTTTCAGGACTGGACCCTGCTGATTCGCGATGACGGTTCAAGCGATGGAACACAGCAGATTATCAGGGACTATTGTCTAAAAGACAAGCGGATTTTCTTCATCAATCCAGATGATACGTTCAATCTCGGCGTGATTCAAAGTTTTCACACTCTTTTAAAATATGAAAGAGCAGACTACTATTTCTTTAGCGACCAAGATGATATCTGGCTACCTCATAAGCTGGAACTCCAGCTTGCTGCTGCAACAGCCTATGAGGAAGAAAGGCCTCTGCTCGTCTACACAGACTTGAAAGTGGTAGGGCAGGATTTGGCTGTGATGTCTGAAAGTATGATCAAAACGCAGTCGGACCATGCCAATACTCAATTGGTACAGGAATTAACTGAAAATACAGTCACTGGTGGCGTAGCCATGATCAATCACAGCTTAGCGGAGCTTTGGACTGGTCAAGAAGAATATGACTTGCTCATGCATGATTGGTATCTGGCGCTAATGGCTGCTGCTCTTGGTAATCTCGTTTACATTGATGAGCCAACAGAACTCTATCGTCAGCATGAGGCGAATGTCTTGGGGGCACGGACGCTGAAAAAGCGCATGCAGAATTGGATTCGTCCCCAGGTGCTATTTACCAAATACTGGAAATTGATTAAGGATAGCCAAAGGCAGGCGAAAAACCTCTTGGCTCTTCCTCTAACTGCTAAGGATAGAGAGTTGGTCGAGAACTTCGTGAGCATTATGGAAGTGCCATTTGTAGGGCGTTTCAAGCGTCTTCGTACTTATGGCTATCGGAAAAATAAGGGCTTCCATACCCTAGTCTTTACCAGCTTAATTCTGACAAAATTTGCCTATAAGGAGTAA
- a CDS encoding ABC transporter permease has product MNLFDKKNMILLKEMVKTDFKLRYQGSLIGHLWSILKPLLLFTIMYLVFVRFLRFDDGTPHYAVSLLLGMVTWNFFTEATNMGMLSIASRGDLLRKINFPKEIIVFSSIVNAAINYSINLFVVFVFALINGVAPTLQVLVIIPLFLELSLFATGIAFILATFFVRYRDIGPIWEVILQAGMYSTPIIYSLTYIIQRGHMTIAKLMMMNPLAQIIQELRHFIVYSGATISWDIFENKIFLVIPYVLSISVFVFGYVLFKRKSKKFAEIL; this is encoded by the coding sequence ATGAATTTGTTTGATAAAAAAAATATGATTTTATTAAAAGAAATGGTCAAAACGGACTTCAAACTTCGTTATCAAGGGAGTTTGATTGGTCATTTGTGGTCAATTTTAAAGCCACTTTTGCTATTTACGATTATGTATCTTGTATTTGTCCGGTTTTTACGTTTTGATGACGGAACTCCTCATTATGCAGTTAGCTTGCTACTCGGTATGGTGACGTGGAACTTCTTTACGGAAGCGACCAATATGGGGATGTTATCAATTGCTTCTCGTGGTGACTTACTGAGAAAAATTAATTTTCCAAAAGAGATTATTGTGTTCTCTTCCATTGTCAATGCTGCCATTAACTACTCAATTAATTTATTTGTTGTATTTGTGTTTGCCTTAATCAATGGGGTAGCGCCTACATTGCAAGTATTGGTGATTATTCCTCTCTTTTTAGAATTGTCGTTATTTGCTACAGGAATTGCATTTATTCTAGCAACATTTTTTGTGAGGTATCGTGATATTGGTCCGATTTGGGAAGTTATTTTGCAAGCAGGGATGTATTCGACACCGATTATTTACTCCCTTACTTATATTATTCAACGGGGGCATATGACTATTGCAAAATTAATGATGATGAATCCGTTGGCTCAGATTATCCAAGAGTTAAGACATTTTATTGTTTATTCTGGAGCAACAATTTCATGGGATATCTTTGAAAATAAGATTTTTTTAGTCATTCCTTATGTGCTATCTATTTCAGTCTTTGTATTTGGATATGTTCTTTTTAAACGAAAATCTAAGAAATTTGCGGAGATTTTATAA
- the cps2T gene encoding beta 1-4 rhamnosyltransferase Cps2T has protein sequence MKHIFIIGSRGLPAKYGGFETFVEQLVSRQISPNIQYHVACLSDQSHHEHRDYKGVDCFTINPPKLGPARVIAYDMMAISYALSLIKKEQLEKPIFYVLGNTIGAFIAPFTKRIHAAGGQLFVNPDGLEWKRSKWSRPVQSYLKYSEKLMSRHADLVVTDNEGIDEYIRKAYPWSKTTYIAYGTDLAPTSLTKDSPDVRAFFDRFQLVEKDYYLVVGRFVPENNYATIIREFMASHTSRKLVIICNHEGSAYFETLKAETSFDTDERILFVGTVYQQELLKYIRQEARAYLHGHEVGGTNPGLLEALAQTNENLILGVDFNQKVAADTAHYWTKQEGDLADLLNNIDLQEENQALGQAAKKRMETHYTWVKIVDQYEDLFLR, from the coding sequence ATGAAACATATTTTTATTATTGGCAGTCGTGGATTGCCAGCCAAGTACGGCGGTTTTGAGACGTTTGTGGAGCAGTTGGTCAGCCGCCAAATCAGCCCAAATATCCAGTATCACGTGGCCTGTCTGTCAGATCAATCTCATCACGAGCACAGAGATTACAAGGGGGTCGACTGTTTTACAATCAATCCTCCAAAGTTAGGACCAGCGCGCGTGATTGCCTACGATATGATGGCGATTAGCTACGCCCTTTCTCTGATCAAAAAAGAGCAGTTAGAAAAGCCGATTTTCTACGTTTTGGGAAATACAATCGGCGCCTTTATTGCGCCTTTTACGAAGAGAATTCATGCAGCAGGTGGTCAACTATTTGTCAATCCAGATGGCTTAGAGTGGAAGCGGAGCAAATGGTCACGGCCAGTACAAAGCTATCTTAAGTATTCTGAGAAGCTGATGAGTCGTCATGCAGATCTTGTGGTGACAGACAATGAAGGCATTGATGAGTACATCCGTAAAGCCTATCCATGGTCCAAGACGACCTATATTGCTTATGGAACAGATTTAGCGCCAACCAGCTTGACCAAGGATAGCCCTGACGTACGCGCATTTTTTGACCGTTTTCAGTTGGTGGAAAAAGACTATTACCTGGTCGTTGGGCGCTTTGTTCCAGAAAACAACTATGCAACCATTATTCGGGAATTTATGGCGTCTCACACTTCGAGAAAATTGGTTATTATCTGTAACCACGAGGGTTCGGCTTATTTTGAAACTTTGAAAGCTGAGACCAGTTTTGATACAGATGAGCGAATCTTGTTTGTAGGGACCGTCTACCAGCAAGAATTGCTGAAATACATTCGCCAAGAAGCTCGGGCTTATCTCCATGGACACGAGGTCGGCGGGACCAATCCAGGTTTACTAGAAGCACTGGCTCAGACCAATGAAAACTTGATTTTAGGTGTAGATTTCAACCAAAAAGTAGCAGCTGATACCGCCCATTATTGGACCAAGCAAGAGGGGGATTTAGCGGATTTGCTAAATAACATCGACCTTCAAGAGGAAAATCAAGCCCTAGGTCAAGCAGCCAAAAAACGTATGGAAACTCACTATACATGGGTGAAAATTGTCGACCAGTATGAGGACTTATTTTTACGATGA
- a CDS encoding ABC transporter ATP-binding protein yields the protein MTEKQIALKVEQVSKSFRLPTESTQSLRTSLVNYFRGVKGYKEQHVLEDVSFEVEKGDFFGIIGRNGSGKSTLLKVISQIYTPESGKVTVNGTLVPFIELGVGFNPELTGRENVYLNGALLGFSREEIAAMYDDIVEFAELEEFMDQKLKNYSSGMQVRLAFSIAIKAQGDILILDEVLAVGDEAFQRKCFDYFRQLKEEKKTVILVTHSMDSAKKFCNKAIMLEDGKVVLNSSPDEVANYYTMKNLESRNQDEQQDNDIDKPWIKIELLSKTVLSSQDMLKARISYYTPEDVPVSFGISLIDENTDKTSSVINDGIYDEDKKWKITSKKKGIHSFDYELPLSDFNNRNFELTASLFQFDEQYKEFIPYAFIEKEDIVHFAIRGEKHDNGLLKLKGNWER from the coding sequence ATGACAGAAAAACAAATTGCTTTAAAAGTCGAACAGGTGAGTAAGTCTTTCCGTTTACCAACAGAATCTACTCAAAGTTTGCGTACGAGTTTGGTTAATTACTTTAGGGGAGTCAAAGGATATAAAGAGCAACATGTCTTAGAGGATGTTTCTTTTGAAGTTGAAAAAGGAGATTTTTTTGGCATTATTGGACGAAACGGATCAGGAAAATCAACACTTCTAAAAGTTATTTCCCAAATTTATACACCTGAGTCTGGAAAAGTTACTGTAAATGGGACTTTGGTTCCCTTTATTGAGCTTGGGGTAGGATTTAATCCAGAATTGACAGGACGTGAAAATGTTTATTTGAATGGTGCACTTCTGGGCTTTTCTAGAGAAGAAATCGCAGCGATGTATGATGATATTGTAGAATTTGCAGAATTAGAAGAGTTTATGGATCAGAAATTGAAGAATTATTCTAGTGGAATGCAAGTGCGTTTAGCTTTTTCAATTGCCATCAAAGCGCAGGGTGATATTCTTATTTTGGATGAAGTATTAGCAGTTGGAGATGAAGCTTTCCAGAGGAAGTGTTTTGATTATTTCCGACAACTCAAAGAAGAAAAGAAGACAGTCATACTTGTTACTCATTCGATGGACTCTGCTAAGAAATTTTGTAATAAGGCAATCATGTTAGAAGATGGGAAAGTTGTCTTAAACAGTTCGCCAGATGAGGTTGCTAATTATTACACGATGAAAAATTTAGAGAGCCGTAATCAGGATGAGCAACAGGATAATGATATTGATAAGCCTTGGATTAAAATAGAATTACTCTCTAAGACTGTCTTATCTAGTCAAGATATGTTGAAAGCTAGAATTTCTTACTATACACCGGAAGACGTTCCTGTTAGTTTTGGAATTTCCTTGATTGACGAAAACACGGATAAAACTTCTTCTGTTATTAATGATGGTATTTACGATGAGGATAAAAAGTGGAAGATTACCTCTAAGAAAAAGGGGATTCACTCTTTTGATTATGAGTTGCCACTATCTGATTTTAATAATCGAAATTTTGAATTGACAGCTTCTTTGTTCCAATTTGATGAACAGTATAAGGAATTCATTCCTTATGCATTTATAGAAAAAGAAGACATTGTCCATTTTGCTATTCGTGGTGAAAAACATGATAATGGATTGTTAAAAT